The following proteins are encoded in a genomic region of Sebastes fasciatus isolate fSebFas1 chromosome 12, fSebFas1.pri, whole genome shotgun sequence:
- the LOC141778886 gene encoding uncharacterized protein LOC141778886 isoform X1: protein MCHVVGVRKKKNKKKKNKLHEITFGRLIKELKPTMTTKMETLDPSTLSDVASTVTYDPKSETVTLPGGVVSVAGITVVTGGVELSCGSCMLAFGFWGTLVGFSCVGVGVWDQLNWTKGGTSHLLGLGFVILTLSFVMVGSVVAFYLLTKKKREMTRREREDGKEVLVESGRVIKKVTV, encoded by the coding sequence ATGTGTCATGTTGTAGGAgtaagaaagaagaagaacaagaagaagaagaacaagctGCATGAAATCACTTTTGGCCGTCTGATAAAGGAATTAAAACCAACCATgacaaccaagatggaaacgCTCGATCCTTCAACTCTCTCAGATGTTGCTTCTACTGTGACCTACGACCCTAAATCTGAGACGGTGACCTTACCAGGAGGGGTCGTCTCGGTGGCGGGCATCACCGTGGTGACCGGGGGCGTTGAGCTGTCTTGTGGATCCTGTATGCTGGCCTTCGGTTTTTGGGGAACTCTCGTCGGCTTCAGTTGTGTAGGCGTGGGGGTGTGGGACCAACTGAACTGGACTAAAGGAGGAACCTCTCACTTACTGGGACTGGGATTTGTGATTCTGACCCTCAGTTTTGTGATGGTGGGTAGTGTGGTGGCATTTTACCTCCtgacgaagaagaagagagaaatgacaagaagggagagagaggacggaAAAGAAGTTCTTGTAGAGAGTGGGAGGGTAATTAAAAAAGTCACGGTATAA
- the LOC141778886 gene encoding uncharacterized protein LOC141778886 isoform X2, whose translation MTTKMETLDPSTLSDVASTVTYDPKSETVTLPGGVVSVAGITVVTGGVELSCGSCMLAFGFWGTLVGFSCVGVGVWDQLNWTKGGTSHLLGLGFVILTLSFVMVGSVVAFYLLTKKKREMTRREREDGKEVLVESGRVIKKVTV comes from the coding sequence ATgacaaccaagatggaaacgCTCGATCCTTCAACTCTCTCAGATGTTGCTTCTACTGTGACCTACGACCCTAAATCTGAGACGGTGACCTTACCAGGAGGGGTCGTCTCGGTGGCGGGCATCACCGTGGTGACCGGGGGCGTTGAGCTGTCTTGTGGATCCTGTATGCTGGCCTTCGGTTTTTGGGGAACTCTCGTCGGCTTCAGTTGTGTAGGCGTGGGGGTGTGGGACCAACTGAACTGGACTAAAGGAGGAACCTCTCACTTACTGGGACTGGGATTTGTGATTCTGACCCTCAGTTTTGTGATGGTGGGTAGTGTGGTGGCATTTTACCTCCtgacgaagaagaagagagaaatgacaagaagggagagagaggacggaAAAGAAGTTCTTGTAGAGAGTGGGAGGGTAATTAAAAAAGTCACGGTATAA